The Acidimicrobiia bacterium genomic sequence TCCTGAGCTCTCGCACCCCGACCTCCATTCGCCGCTCCTCTCGAAGTCGCCACCTTGACCGAGTCATTGTGGCCACTTCCAACGAAGCGCGGCGCCACACGGGGTGAGGACTTCAGGCTCGCGGTTCGTCTCGCGGGCGTACGGCCACGAACCCCGAGTCGTCACCAGCGTGGAAGAAGAAGTGCCCTCGCAGCGAGCCGTCACGCTGCAATCCGTCCGGCCTCGGCCGGAGCGCGGGTGGGTCGCGTTCCCGCCGCTCGGGGATCACCGTTGCCACCCCGACTGTCGGGCCGTTCGTGGTCTTTGGACTCGAGGTCCGGCTGCGGGGTGAGAGGCGTCGAACGCGATCGTGTCTGCTCCTCTGGCAATGAGATGAGAGCCGAGGCGTACGGTTGCGCGGGTGACGCCGGAAGCTGATCGCGACGAGGCGAGACGTGAGGTCGCGGCCCGCGGGCTCACACCCGCCGCAGTCACGCACCTCACGCGCGACGCGCTCGGAACCATCGATCTCGTGGCGTTGGCGCCGGCGAAGAAGCTGCTCAAGCAATTCTTCTCGGACGCGCCGTGGCGGACGAACGACGACGATGCGCTCGCCGCGCTCGTTGGTACCGGCGATGGCTGGTGGCATCACGAACTGGACCAAGACTTCGTGCTCGAGTTCGGCTGGCGCGACGGCGCGTTCCGGCTCGACGTCGCACGACGACCCACGCCCGGCGACACCTTCGAGAGTCCGGTGGTTCCCGAGGCGACTCCGAACCCGCGCACGATCCGCTTCGTCACGCCGAAGCTCCACGACGGGCCGAGCCGGTGGTACGAGTCGGCGGTCGGCGTCGACGACCCGCGTGTCGCGCGCGTGTTCGCCGACTTCGACGACGTTGCCAACGTGCTCGTCGGCCCCGACTTCGTCGCCGTCGGGCTCCGTCGTCCCGATCGGTGGGAACAGCTGCTCGACCCGATGCTGCGCGCCATCACGACCGAGTTCACGGCTCCGGCCGCGGCTCTCGACACCGAGGCCGCGACCGACGCCGAGAGCACCGACGACTTCGCGCACCCGGAACCCGCGCCCGATAAGGGGAGCGCCCTCGAACGGGCGTGGAAGGAGCTCGGGTCGCTGCGACCCGAGCAGCCGGGCGACCGCGACGTCATCCTCGCCGCCGCCGCGTCGCCGAACACTGCCGCCCGCCAGGTCGCGGCTCGCCTCCTCGTCGACGCGGACACCGAGATCGCGCACCGGGAATGGAGCCGGCTCCTTCAAGACCCGAGCCGCCGCGTCAGGCGCGCGGTGGTCGATGCGATGGTCGATGCCGCGCGGCCCGCGCTGCGCGCGCTCCTCGAAGGTGCGCTCGACGATGTCGACGCGTGGACACGCTGGAAAGCACTGCGCGGGCTCGTCGACCTCGGCCTCGAGCCCAGCCGCGCCGCCGTCTCGCCGCTCGCCGAGGACACCGACTTCCGCGTCCGGCTCGAAGCGGCCAACGCACTGCGCGGAACCGGCACGAGCTGACGAGAGCTGACGCGACACCGACGAAAGAAGGCAATGCGATGCCAGGGATCGCGATCATCACGGAGGCGTGTCTCGACGTCAAAGACCGCGCCTGCGTCGACGTGTGCCCCGTGCAATGCATCTACGAATACGACCCCGCGACGAACGCGCTCGTGTCGGAGGTCGAAGCGGGCAGCGGTGTCGTCGAGAACTCACACCAGCCCGACCCGGATGCGATCGAAGTGTTCGCCGACAGCATCCTGTACGTCAACGTCGAAGAGTGCACTTCGTGCACCGCGTGCTATCAGCCCGACGTATGCCCCGTCGGGGCCATCTACTCCGAAGAGCACGTGCCCGACGGCACCGCGCACGCGAAGTACAACGGCAACGACCCGAACAAGGGACACGACCACCGCTTCTTCATCGAGCAGAGCCGCGCCGTGTTCGCCGATTAGCGCGGTCGTCCGTCGATCCGTCGGCCCGCCCCGCCGTCACCGCTCGATCTCAGGGCGCGCGCCGACCCGTGTCGAACGCGATCCGGACGACGAACTGATGTGCGTGGGACACTGTGAACCGTGGTCGCGCGGGTTCACGGCCGGGGGCGTTCCTCCGAACCTCGTCACGCAGATCACGCCGCAATGATCACGCACCGGCGCCTCCTCGCGGTCGTGCTCGTCGTCGCGTTCATCGCGGCCGCGTGCTCGGGCGGCGCGGGTCACCGCGCGGCCGGCGGCTCCGAAAGCTCGGCAGTCGTGTCGCCGAGCACGCTCGTCGATCCGTTCATGGGCACCGGTGTCGGCGGCACCGCGGTGGGTCATATCGACGACTCACCCGCGGCCGATCTGCCGTTCGGGATGATCCAGTGGGGTCCCGACACCGCCCCGCACCGCGCCGACGGCGGCGGTTATTCGTCGGGCGACACCGCGATCTCGGGCTTCAGCCTCACGCATCTCAACGGACCCGGTTGCGCGGGGCTCGGCGACGTGCCGATCCTGCCGACGGTGGGCGCGATCGCCGGCTCGCCTGAGACCACGACGGACCGCTTCACGCACGAATCGGAACGCGCGGCGCCCGGTCGGTACGCGGTGCGCCTCACGGATCCCGGCGTCGACGTCGCGCTCGCGGTCACGACGCGCTCGGGGATCGGACGGTTCGTGTTCCCACCGACGGCGAGCGCGAACCTGCTCGTCAAAGTCGCCGACAGCGCGGTACCCGCGCAACGCGCGCACGCGGTTGTGGTCGGCGACCGGGAGATCGACGGCTGGGTCGAGTCCGGGCAGTTCTGCGACGCCATCGGCACCTACCGGCTCGCGTTCGTCGCGCGCTTCGATCGGCCGTTCACGCGCGTCGCGACCTGGCGCGGCACCGCGAGCCAGCCGGGCGCGCGGAGCGTCGACGGGCCGCACACCGGCATCGCGATCACGTTCGACACCCGCTCGTCACGCACCGTCGGCATGAGCGTCGGGGTCTCGTTCGTGAGCATCGCCGGCGCGCGCGCCAACCTCGCGGCCGAGCTGCACGGCCGGGGCCTCGGCGCGGTCGAGCGTGCCGGCACCGCGCGCTGGGACGCCATGCTCGGGCACATCGCGATCGCCGGCGGGCGCGCCGCGGATCGCCGCACGTTCTACTCCGCCTTCTACCGGTCGCTGCTGCACCCGAACGTGTTCAGCGACGACGACGGCCGGTACCCGGGGATGGACGGCCGCGTCCACGTCGCGCGCGGGTGGACGCAGTACACGAACTTCTCGGAGTGGGACGTGTACCGATCACAGATCCCGTTGGTCGCGCTCGTCGCTCCCGACACCGTCGGGCAGATGGTGCATTCGCTCCTCGCGGACTACGAGCAGATCGGACGCCTTCCGAAGTGGGCGTACACCGACGTCGAGACCGGTGAGATGAACGGCGACGCGGCGGATCCGATCATCGCCGAGGCCTATGCGTTCGGCGCGCGGAACTTCGATGCGAACGAAGCGCTTCAGGCGATGGTGCGCGGCGCGACGACGGTCGGTACCGGTCTCGGTTGGGACGTAGAGCGTCAGGATCTCGACGAGTACCTGGCGCGCGGTTGGGTGCAGGTCGACCGGCGCGACCGCACGTCGTTCGATTACACGATCGGCGGCTCCGAGACCCTCGAGTACGCGATCGACGACAGTGCGATCGCGACGTTCGCGAGCGCGATCGGCGACGCGCACACGGCGGCGACCTTCCGCGCGCGTGCCGGGAACTGGCGCCATCTCTTCAACCCTGCGACGGGCTACCTCGCGGCGCGCGACGCCGACGGTCGCTTCCCGAACGGCCCCGCGTTCCAAGGGTCGCCGCTGCCGGGCATCGGCCAGGACGGCTGGGAGGAGGGCAACTCGATCCAGTACACCTGGAGCGTCCCTCAGGATCTCCGAGGCCTCTTCGACGCGATGGGCGGCAACGCGGTCGCGGTGCGGAAGCTCGACTCGTTCTTCCGCGAGCTCAACACGAGTCGCAAGCAGCCGTACGACTGGGCCGGCAACGAGCCCGCGTTCGGCATCCCGTGGGAGTACGACTTCGCGGGTGCGCCGTGGCGGACGCAGGACGTCGTGCGGCAAATCGCGACGACGCTTTACTCCGCGACGCCCGACGGCGAGCCCGGCAACGACGACCTCGGCGCGCTCGCGTCGTGGTACGTGTGGGCGGCCATCGGCATGTACCCGGAGACGCCGGGTCGCGCCGACCTCGTGCTCTCGACACCCATGTTCCCGAGCATCACGATCCGGCGGGGATCGGCGCCGCCGATCGCGATCTCCGCGCCGCGCGCGCCCGCAGATCGCTACGTGACGACGCTCGCCCTGCGCGGGATGCGCGCGCCCGCGCCGTGTGCCGGCCGGTCGTACTCCTGCGCGTGGCTGCCGGCGAGCGTCTTGCAGACCGGTGCGCAGCTCGACTTCACACTCGGTTCGACTCCGAATCGCCAATGGGGCGCGGCACCGGCCGCCGCGCCTCGGTCACTCACGCCGCCGCGCGCTGCAAGCGGATCGTGACCCTGCGCGTCCCGCAGGTCGACCCGTTCGGGTTGCGACGCCGACCCGCGCCCGCATCGATCAGGGTGACGACGGCGGCGGGGTCTCCGTGGTCGAGAACGAGAACGAGACCGGGTGCGGCGACCGCGACGACGGATACCGTTCGGGCGTGTCCGAGGGTGGCGACGAAGCAGAGGCCGCGACACCCGGCGTTGCGCCCGGCGAAGGTGAGATCGCCAAGACCGAGCATCTGCTGCTCGACGAGCTCTCGGACCGGCTCGACACCCTGAAGCTGTTCACCACCAACGACGAACAACGCTCCGGCGCGATCCTCGAGCAGTTCGGTGCCAAGGGCAAGGTCGAGTCGGAGATGCTCGACGAGCTCGGCGCACGTGAGCCGCTCGCGCATCCCGACCGTTTCGAGGAGGCCCATCGCACCGCGATGCGCGCGCTCGAGGTCTTCGACCGGAACTCGGCGCGACCACCGTCGAACCTGAACGCGGGACCGCTGGAACCCGTCGCCGCGTTCGTCGTCCAGTTCCTGATCCGCATGATCGTCCGCGACTACGAGAAGTCGGTCGTCCGCCAGATCCGCAAGCTCTACGCACGTCGCTGGGCGAACAGTACGAAGGGCAGCCCCGAGTTCGGCATGCTCCGACTCGCTCGCCTCCAGATGGAGCGCCTTGCGCCCGACTTCGAGAAGTCGTCGCTGGGCCTGCCGACGTTCCTGCTCGGCGGCGCGGCGCTGTCGGGTGTCGCCTCCGCGCTCCAAGGGCTCCTCGTCGGCGCGCTGCACAACGGCGTGCTCCTGGTCGTCGTCGCGTGCATCTTCGCGACGCTCGCGCTCAGCGGCTTCTGGTGTGTCCTCAAGGCCGCCGCCATCGCACGCCGTCGCACCCGCATCACGCTCGACGGGCCGCTGCGCGCGCTGTGGCAGACCATCGGCGCGGCGGGTCATCCTCCGAGGGACCACAGCCGGCAGTTCGCGATCTACGCCGTGGTCCTGCTCGTGCTGGCCTGGATCGTCGTCCCCGTCGCGATCGCGACCGCCTACGCCGCCGGCTGAGCCGGCGCAGCCCCGCGCGATTCGCCCCCGCTCGGGGTGCCGATAGGCTCTCGGGTGCGAGCACGCCGAATTCGTCGGGTGCCGTATCAGAAGGAAGTATTTGTGGCTCAGGGAACAGTCAAGTTTTTCAATGCAGACAAGGGATTCGGCTTCATCTCGCGCGAGCAGGGTGACGACGTGTTCGTGCACTTCTCCAACATTCAGGGTGACGGCTACAAGAGCCTCGACGAGGGCCAGCGCGTCGAGTTCGACGTGGCGCCCGGCCGTAAGGGCGAGGAAGCGCAGAACGTCCGCGTGATCTGAGGTCGGTCGAGTACAGGAGCCGCCACGCGCCTCGCGCGGGCGGCTCCTGACCGTCCGGCGGGCGACGCGATCGGCCGCCGCCCGTCCGCTCCACGGACACGCACACGAGCGCGACGCGTTGACGAGCGCGAGCCGCGCGTCTTCTTCAGTGCACGGGCAGTGCGGAGCGCCGTCGCGAATCCGTCGCCGTCAATGTGTGCGCGCGACATCTGGGCGAATGTTCGAAAAAAGCCCGTGATGTCTCGTTCATCCCGCACGCGCGCTTTGTCGCGCATCGACACCGCGCCGGTTCGAGCTCGGCGCGTCGAAGCATCGATACTCGTCGTCACGATCTGACGCTCGGCGGCGGCTTCTCGTTCTGCGCAGTGCTCGTTGATGGAGCGCGCGCGTCCCGCTGAGCAGCTGTAGCCGGCAAACAAAGGACTGTTCGCGTGACTCGCCTCTTCGTCGTACTCATCGCGCTCGCGTCGCTCACCGTCGGCTTCACCGCACCCGCGAATGCCGCGAGCGCGAAGTCGTGCGCGCATCGAACCGCGATCACCGGATACCACGGCACTCACCGGTACCCG encodes the following:
- a CDS encoding HEAT repeat domain-containing protein; the encoded protein is MTPEADRDEARREVAARGLTPAAVTHLTRDALGTIDLVALAPAKKLLKQFFSDAPWRTNDDDALAALVGTGDGWWHHELDQDFVLEFGWRDGAFRLDVARRPTPGDTFESPVVPEATPNPRTIRFVTPKLHDGPSRWYESAVGVDDPRVARVFADFDDVANVLVGPDFVAVGLRRPDRWEQLLDPMLRAITTEFTAPAAALDTEAATDAESTDDFAHPEPAPDKGSALERAWKELGSLRPEQPGDRDVILAAAASPNTAARQVAARLLVDADTEIAHREWSRLLQDPSRRVRRAVVDAMVDAARPALRALLEGALDDVDAWTRWKALRGLVDLGLEPSRAAVSPLAEDTDFRVRLEAANALRGTGTS
- a CDS encoding GH92 family glycosyl hydrolase, which codes for MITHRRLLAVVLVVAFIAAACSGGAGHRAAGGSESSAVVSPSTLVDPFMGTGVGGTAVGHIDDSPAADLPFGMIQWGPDTAPHRADGGGYSSGDTAISGFSLTHLNGPGCAGLGDVPILPTVGAIAGSPETTTDRFTHESERAAPGRYAVRLTDPGVDVALAVTTRSGIGRFVFPPTASANLLVKVADSAVPAQRAHAVVVGDREIDGWVESGQFCDAIGTYRLAFVARFDRPFTRVATWRGTASQPGARSVDGPHTGIAITFDTRSSRTVGMSVGVSFVSIAGARANLAAELHGRGLGAVERAGTARWDAMLGHIAIAGGRAADRRTFYSAFYRSLLHPNVFSDDDGRYPGMDGRVHVARGWTQYTNFSEWDVYRSQIPLVALVAPDTVGQMVHSLLADYEQIGRLPKWAYTDVETGEMNGDAADPIIAEAYAFGARNFDANEALQAMVRGATTVGTGLGWDVERQDLDEYLARGWVQVDRRDRTSFDYTIGGSETLEYAIDDSAIATFASAIGDAHTAATFRARAGNWRHLFNPATGYLAARDADGRFPNGPAFQGSPLPGIGQDGWEEGNSIQYTWSVPQDLRGLFDAMGGNAVAVRKLDSFFRELNTSRKQPYDWAGNEPAFGIPWEYDFAGAPWRTQDVVRQIATTLYSATPDGEPGNDDLGALASWYVWAAIGMYPETPGRADLVLSTPMFPSITIRRGSAPPIAISAPRAPADRYVTTLALRGMRAPAPCAGRSYSCAWLPASVLQTGAQLDFTLGSTPNRQWGAAPAAAPRSLTPPRAASGS
- a CDS encoding cold-shock protein encodes the protein MAQGTVKFFNADKGFGFISREQGDDVFVHFSNIQGDGYKSLDEGQRVEFDVAPGRKGEEAQNVRVI